The Anabas testudineus chromosome 11, fAnaTes1.2, whole genome shotgun sequence genome has a segment encoding these proteins:
- the hepacam2 gene encoding HEPACAM family member 2, producing the protein MEATGRTVLYVCSVLGILTGVNSEFIHVPTLRHHGIEGKSLLLSVETRFPLDEVEIQGTWSHTRPSGTRTTLVTFTKDATITDMMYRNNLLFREPNVSLLIQKLNQDDEGDYHLSLNIEFHNKTGLVIKEERTVHVTVDVPVSTPVIDKNPSNAVVEDKANVTWTCSVERGTRVVFQWLRDNVALGPSERYYYSQDKSTLLISPVRKEDKGTYCCVASNAVSWGQHSRLVELNVYYGPYNLEVNSDHGLRTGEVFTINPGELVYFECQADSNPPNSYIWISKSRNSTQVINEGPRLEVRSYRLAQAEEYMCRAFNNVTQKQDEAQFTLLVASLGTGKEREKQTAEGSSVSPLAAIIVCCLFVIGSMLLFFLRRSCHPKRVLMSIYNRPLSEQKRPHRSGHMDATEDFGIYEFVSIPGKMESAQASCRSLARLESVQDMHTTIYDVIRHVPETPSHSLLK; encoded by the exons GAGTCAACTCCGAGTTCATCCACGTCCCAACGTTGCGTCATCATGGCATCGAAGGGAAATCACTGCTCCTGTCTGTGGAGACCCGCTTTCCGTTGGACGAGGTCGAGATTCAGGGAACTTGGTCCCACACCAGGCCGAGCGGCACCAGGACCACGTTGGTGACATTTACCAAAGACGCCACAATTACTGACATGATGTACCGCAACAACCTCCTCTTCAGAGAACCAAATGTTTCTTTACTGATCCAGAAATTAAACCAAGACGATGAGGGGGATTATCACCTGAGCCTCAACATAGAGTTTCATAACAAGACAGGACTGGTTATCAAGGAGGAAAGAACTGTGCATGTGACAGTGGATg TGCCTGTTTCCACTCCGGTCATTGACAAGAACCCATCCAATGCAGTTGTTGAGGACAAGGCGAACGTAACCTGGACTTGTTCCGTTGAAAGAGGAACAAGAGTTGTGTTCCAGTGGTTGAGGGACAATGTCGCGCTGGGTCCCAGTGAAAGGTATTACTACTCGCAAGACAAGTCCACGCTGTTAATCAGTCCCGTCAGGAAAGAAGACAAAGGGACTTATTGCTGTGTGGCCAGTAATGCTGTGAGCTGGGGACAACACAGCCGGCTCGTGGAACTAAATGTGTACT ATGGCCCTTACAACCTGGAGGTGAACTCTGACCACGGCCTTCGAACAGGGGAGGTCTTCACCATCAACCCTGGTGAGCTAGTCTACTTCGAATGCCAGGCTGACTCCAATCCGCCAAACAGCTACATCTGGATCTCCAAGAGCCGCAATTCAACCCAAGTCATCAATGAGGGCCCGCGACTGGAGGTTCGCTCCTACAGACTGGCCCAGGCTGAAGAGTATATGTGCCGTGCATTCAACAATGTGACACAGAAGCAGGATGAAGCCCAGTTTACTCTGCTGGTGGCCAGCTTAGGAACAG ggaaagagagagagaagcagacagCGGAAGGAAGCTCTGTATCTCCGCTGGCAGCCATtattgtctgctgtttgttCGTCATTGGTTCGATGCTGTTGTTCTTCCTCAGGAGATCCTGCCATCCTAAGAGAG TGCTTATGAGCATTTACAACAG ACCACTTTCAGAGCAGAAAAGACCTCATCGCTCAG GTCACATGGATGCAACGGAAGATTTTGGCATCTACGAGTTTGTCTCCATACCGGGAAAAATGGAGTCTGCTCAG GCATCCTGCAGATCTCTGGCTCGCCTTGAGTCAGTGCAGGACATGCACACCACCATCTACGATGTGATCAGACACGTTCCCGAAACCCCAAGTCACAGTTTGCTGAAGTAA